The nucleotide sequence CGTAATGGAAATGCGCAACGATAAAGTAAGAATCATGCAATTGGTAATCCAGAGGAGCAATTGCTTGCATAACCCCTGTTACCCCACCGGCAACGAATGACGGAATAAAGGCAATTGCATAAATCATTGGTGTCGTAAATTTGATGCTGCCTCCCCAAATGGTCAAAAGCCAGTTGAAGATTTTGACGCCTGTAGGGACAGCAATGATCATTGTTGCTAAAGCGAATACCGCGTTAGCTGTTGGCCCTAAGCCAACTGTAAACATGTGGTGAGCCCAAACCATGAATCCGTAGAAACCGATTAGGATGGTTGCAAATACGAGTGCAGTGTAACCAAACAAACGCTTGCGGGAGAAAATGGCAAAGATTTCAGAGAAAATACCGAAAGCCGGCAAAATCAAGATATAAACTTCAGGGTGACCAAAGATCCAGAATAAATGCTCCCAGATGATTGTGTTCCCGCCGTTTGCTACATCAAAGAAGTTTGCCCCAAACATACGGTCGAATACCATGAAGAATAGACCGATTGTCAACGGAGGGAAAGCCAGCAAGATCAGTGCTGAAGCTACAAAAGTCGTCCATGTAAACAATGGCATTCTCATGTAAGTCATACCAGGAGCACGCATATTAATGATTGTAACCAGGAAGTTAATCCCTGAAATCAGCGTACCGAAACCGGAAATCGTTAATCCAAGTGTGTAAAAATCAATTCCGTGTCCTTCTGAAGCAAGTGCAAGCGACGCATAGTTCGTCCATCCTGCATCAGGAGCACCACCCATAAACCAAGAAAGGTTCAGGAAGATACCACCGAAGAAGAACAACCAGAATCCAAGTGAATTCAAGAACGGAAATGCTACGTCACGTGCGCCGATCTGCAATGGCATGACGGCATTCATAAATGCCAGCAAAATTGGCATGGCAGCCAGGAAAATCATCGTAGTCCCGTGCATTGTCAGTACTTCGTTATAAGTACCTGCGCTCAGGAAATCATTTCCGGCTTTCATTAGTTGGATCCGGATCAACATCGCTTCAATACCGCCGATTAGGAAGAACAATCCTCCTGATGTGAGATATAGATGTGCGATTTTTTTATGGTCTACTGTTGTCAAGTAGTCCCATATCATTGCACCGAAGCCCTGTTTTTGAGCAATAGAACTCACAATGTAAACCTCCCTTTTTTTAAACTCCGTTTCTTTTACTCTTCAACGGACAAAGACATCAAGTAAGCAGCAAGTGCATCAAGCTCTTGCTCTGTGAAATCTTTCCCGTCGTTCAAAGATTTAGGATCAGGCATCAAGTTGCCCGGTTTGTATTGTTGTGGATCTGCAATCCATTTTTTAAGATTTTCTTCATTATGTTCCATGAAGCCAGCTACACGGTTGCGGTCGCCGAATGTTGCTACGTTCGGTCCCTGCATAATTCCGCCTTTTCCAGAACCTGAAACTGCGTGGCAAGCGATACAGCCAGCACCATCAGCACCGAAAAGCTGTTCTCCTTCTTGTGCAAGTGCACCTTCAGCAGGAGTCGCTTCTTCTTGCATTGCTGCTACCCATGAATCGAAATCGTCACGGTTCATCGATTTCACTTTGAAATCCATTAATGCGTGGGATGGACCACAAAGCTCAGCACATTTTCCGTAGAAGACGCCGTCTTCAAGTTCTGCTGATTCCTGGTCAAACTCTAAGTAAAATGTGTTTACGTTTTCCGGGTTGGCATCCAATTTACCGCCAATGGATGGAATCCAGAAAGAGTGCTTAACATCAGCAGAGATAAGGTTAAAGTAAACTCTTTCACCTGTAGGAACAACTAATTCCTGGGCTGTCACGATTCCTTGTTCAGGATATTCGAATTCCCACCAGTATAATTTAGCTGTCACGTTGACTGTTAAATGAGTCATGCCTTCCCCATCTTCAGCTTGTACATCCATTGTAGAAACATCCGCTAGATCAAATGTTGAATAAACGGTTGGAACTGCAAGGATCAAAAGCAGAACAACTGGAATCGAAGTCCATAAAAATTCAAGTCTTGCGCTTCCTTCGACTTGTTCAGGGATAAGATCTTCCCCAACTTTTGAACGGCGGAATTTGAAAATTGCCAAAACGTAAATAATCGTTACGACAAGAATGACAAATGTCATTACAGCTGTAGACAAAATCAATAGGTTGAATTGATCTTGTGCTACTCTACCGGCCGGTATCAATGTAGAAATTTCTTCTCTACCGCAACCTGCAAGAAAGACGACCAGTGCAGTCATCAATGCAAAAAGGCGCCATTTTTTGAGCCCTTTAATCATGGCTTTTCATACCCCTCTCTCATTTTTAAAATTTTGTTCTGCAATGTTGGAAACTAGACAAAGACCGCGAAAATGATCATCGAAACAAATAGGATGGTCATATAATTCAACGAATAGATGAACATTGTCTTTGCCCATTTCAAATCATCTTTTACATTGAAGCCCCGAATGGCAAGTACCAGCCAACCGATATTCAGCAATGTCGCTAAGATGATGAAGCTTATTCCGAGATCCATTAACAGGAATGGCAGAGGGAACAGCAGCAAAACCCATGCAAGCATAGATTTCTTAGTGCGGTGGAAGCCTTTGACCACAGGCAGCATCGGAATGCCGGCTGCACGGTATTCTTCAGTGCGCTTCATAGCCAATGCATAAAAATGTGGCGGCTGCCAAACGAACATAATTAAAAATAATGCCCATGCGCCCCAGCCGAGCGTCGGTTCAACTGCAGCCCAACCGATTAGCGGCGGAATGGCTCCCGAAATGCTCCCTACAATTGTGTTGCTGACGTGTTTTCTTTTAGACCACATGGAATAGAGGACTACGTAAGCCAAAATTCCTGCGATCCCGAACAAACCAGCAGAGACAGAAGCAGAGAACAAAAATATTTCGCCTATAACGATGAAAAATGAAGCGAGCGCTAAGACAGCAGACGGCTTAAATCTTCCTGTTACAGTTGGACGCGCTTTCTTACTCGCCATCAGTGGATCGATGTCCATGTCAATGTAGTTATTCATCGCAGCAGAACCCGCTATGATGAATGCAGACCCGACCAATGTATAGACGAGGATGTCCATCTCCTGCAGGAAATGCCTGTCGGAAAACTGAAACGCGAGCCACAATCCCGTAAAAACGGTAATTAAATTGGAATTCACAATTCCGATTTTGATCAACGCTAGAAAATCCTGGAGAAAAGTGGTGGTTTCGGCTGCTTCATGAGTTTCCGCAGACAAAGACCGGCTGTTTGACATATAACCCCCTCCTTTCAAAGTTGTAAGCATATTCCGCTAACCATAACTATATCTAAATTCCAGTTGTTTTTCTACTTGAAACTGAAATTTCCCGATAAAAGCAATGATTTTCATGTAATTTGCCTCAGAAATATGCTCTATTCATCATACCTTAGTGCACTAGTTATTTTAAGATAGAAAAAAATTTGTTTTTGAACAGTTTGTGAAGGTCCTCGTATTATGTCTAAATCTTGAAAGTTTCGGCTATTCCCCATTTTCCGTTGTGTTTTGGAGCGACTTTCGATATTATCGAGTATGCAGGGAACGGACGTATAAATGAGTTTTAACATGAAAAAGTAGGTGACATTCTTGCAACAAGGTAAATATATAAAATGGTTTGCGGTAGCTGCAACCATCGGCATGCTATTGATCCTGCTTGGCGGTGCACTTGTCACCAAAACCGAAAGCGGAATGGGCTGCGGCCGGTCTTGGCCAAGCTGCAACGGTGAATTGATTCCAGAAAAAATCACCGCTGAAGTCCTTATTGAATTTTCCCATCGCCTCGTTACTGGCGCAGTCGGCATCTTAATCGTCGTCTTGGCGGTATGGGCATGGAGAAAATATGGCCATATCCGTGAAACAAAATTTTTAGCCGTCATGGCCGTATTTTTTTTGGTTTTGCAGGCCTTGATCGGAGCTGCACAAGTATTGTGGGGGCAGGGTGATTTCATTCTCGCGCTGCATTTCGGAATCTCGCTGATTTCTTTTGCATCGGTGCTGCTTCTGACTTTGCTGATTTTTGAAGTGGACCGAAAATTCGATGCTGACCGGCTGGTTATTGGACGGAAATTAAGAATTCATACCATTGGAGTTACGCTTTATTCCTATATTGTTGTTTACACAGGAGCTCTTGTACGCCATACAGATTCCAGCTTGATTTGTTCAGACTGGCCGCTATGCCGCAACGACCAGTTCGCTTTGCCAAACAATATGTACGAATGGGTTCAAATGGGGCATCGCTTTGCTGCCGGCATGATCGTATTGTGGCTAGCGTACATCGCTTGGCATGCGTTTAAAAATTACAAAGAACAGCGTGTCATTTACTGGGGCTGGATCATTGCCTTCATCATTGTTGTACTTCAGGCCACCACCGGCATGCTCGTAGTTTTGACCAAATTGAACTTAGTAGTAGCCCTTCTTCACTCACTGCTGATTTCACTCTTGTTCGGATTGCTATGCTATATGATTCTGCTTGTATCCAGAAGCAGAGCCAAAGCCAAATAAAAACAGCCAGCGCATTTTGCGCTGGCTGTTTTTTTAAACTCTTTCCATTTCAATCAGCAAATCGCCGCTTGAAATGCCTTCACTTGCTCCCACGTGGATCTCTTTGACGACGCCGTCAAATGGTGCTTGCACCGTCGTCTCCATCTTCATCGCTTCCGTTACGATCAAATGGTCTCCGCGCTTCACTTTGGCGCCTACTTCCGCTACCACTTTCAAAACGGTTCCCGGCATGGTTGCTGCAATATGGGATTCGTTTTTCATGTCAGCTTTCGGTCTTGCCGAAGCATCGGCTTCCACCGTCATATCCTGGATATTCACTTCACGCGGCTGGCCATTCAGTTCGAAATAGATTGTCCGATGGCCATCTTTTTGCGGTTCTCCGATGGACACCATCTTGATCATCAAGGTCTTCCCTTTTTCGATTTCCACTTCGATTTCTTCGCCCAAGCGCATTCCATAAAGGAACGTCAAAGTATCCAGTACAGATACATTGCCAAACTGCTGATTTGTCACGGTATACTCTTCAAAAACTTTCGGATAAAGCGCGTACGCCAAAATTTCCTGGCTCGTTACCGGGCGCTCCAATCGTTCGAACAAAGTCTTTTTGATTTCATCGAAATCAGCCGGTTCAAGCAATTCCCCTGGACGGACCGTAATAGCTTTGCGGCCTTTCAAGACAACTTGCTGAAGCTCTTCAGGGAATCCGCCGTGCGGCTGACCGATATAGCCTTCAAAGAATTCAATGACCGATTCCGGGAAGTCGATCGTTTCCCCGCGTGTGATGACGGTTTCTTCATTTAAGTCATTCTGAACCATGAACAACGCCATGTCTCCCACGACTTTCGAAGAAGGCGTCACTTTGACCACATCTCCAAACAGCATGTTGACGCGTGAATACATCGCTTTGACTTCTTCCCAGCGCATGCCAAGCCCTACCGCTTTCGCTTGCTGCTGCAGATTGCTGTACTGGCCGCCCGGCATTTCGTGTACATAAATTTCTGAATGTGGGCTGTTCATGCCGCTTTCAAAATCACTGTAGTATTTGCGGACATCTTCCCAATAATGAGACAATTTTTCGATTGACTCGATTTCGGTCCGTACTTCACGCCCGCTGCCTTTCATTGCATAGTAAAGGGAGTTTGCACTCGGCTGTGAAGTAAGCCCTGCCATATTGCCAAGAGCTGTATCAACGATGTCAACACCCGCTTCAATCGCTTTTGCATACAAGTAAATGCCGTTGCCGCTCGTATCATGGGTATGAAGGTGAATCGGCAAGGAAACGGTATCTTTTAATTCCGAAACCAGGCGATACGCGGCTTCCGGCTTCAATAATCCAGCCATGTCTTTGATGGCGAGAATATGCGCTCCAGATGCTTCCAGTTCTTTGGCCATTTTCTTGTAATAATCCACTGTGTATTTATCGCGGCTCGGATCCAGAATATCGCCAGCATAGCAAATGGCTGCTTCTGCCACTTTTCCGCTTTGGCGGACTTCATCAATAGCCACTTCCATGCCTTTGATCCAGTTCAAGCTGTCGAAAATACGGAACACATCAATTCCCGCTTCCGCTGATTTTCGGACGAAATCACGGATGACATTGTCCGGATAGTTCTTGTAGCCGACAGCGTTAGCACCGCGGAACAGCATCTGGAACAATACATTCGGCACTTGCTCACGCAATTTGATCAAGCGCTGCCATGGGTCTTCTTTCAAGAAACGGTAGGAAACATCAAATGTTGCGCCTCCCCACATTTCCATTGAGAACAAATCATGCTGCAAGCGTGCGGTTTCGTTTGCAATCGCAAACATGTCGTGCGAACGAAGGCGGGTAGCAAGCAGCGACTGGTGGGCATCACGGAAAGTCGTATCTGTCAGCAAAACTTCCTTCTGTTCGTGAATCCATTTTGTCAGGCCTTCAGGACCTTGTTCATCCAGAATCTGCTTTGTTCCGCGCGGTGCCGGCACCGTTAAATCCAATTCCGGTATTCTCGGCGCTGCATGAATCGGTTTCTTTTTCTTTTCAATGCCCGGGAAACCGTTGACTGTAATATTTCCGATATAAGTTAACAGTTTTGTTCCGCGGTCTTTGCGGACTGGGAAAAGAAACAGTTCCGGCGTTGAATCGATAAAGCTTGTATCAAATTCACCATTGATGAAGTCCTTGTGGCGAACGACGTTTTCCAGGAACGGAATATTGGTCTTAATGCCGCGAATCCGGAATTCCTGCAGATTGCGGTCCATTTTCGCTGCCGCTTCTTTGAACGTATTGCCTTGAGTAGAAACTTTTACTAATAGAGAGTCATAGAATGGAGTGATGACTGCTCCCTGGAAGCCGTTGCCGGCATCCAGGCGGACACCAAAGCCGCCGCCAGAGCGGTAAACCATAAGTTTTCCGGTATCTGGCATGAAATCATTTAATGGGTCTTCAGTCGTCACGCGCGACTGGATCGCAAAACCGTTCAACGGAATATCCTGCTGAGCCGGAATCCCGATTTCCTCGCTGTGCACTGAATGTCCTTGGGCAATTTTGATCTGCGCATGCACAATATCAATCCCTGTGACCATTTCTGTTATTGTATGTTCGACTTGAATGCGGGGGTTAACTTCAATAAAGTAAAATTCGTCGTTTGCAACTAAGAATTCTACTGTTCCCGCATTTATGTAATCGATATTTTTCATTAACTTTACTGCTGCATCACAAATCTGATTTCTCAGTTCGTTGCTGATTGAATTGGAAGGTGCAATTTCCACCACTTTTTGATGGCGCCGTTGAATGGAACAATCGCGTTCATATAAGTGAATGATATTTCCTTCGACGTCCCCTAAAATTTGCACTTCGATATGTTTTGGCTTGTCCACAAATTTTTCGACATACATTTCATCAGAGCCGAAAGCCGCTTTTGCTTCGGATTTAGCGCGTTCGTAGGCTGAAGCCAGCTCTTCTTCCGTTCGGACGATGCGCATTCCGCGGCCGCCACCCCCAAGAGATGCCTTGATCATTAATGGAAAACCAGCTGTCTTGCTGAATTCTTCCACTTCTTGAAGAGATGCAACGGGGCCGTCTGTTCCTGGGATAACCGGAATATTGGCTGCTATTGCCTGATCGCGTGCTTTCACTTTATCGCCGAACATATCCAAATGCTGAGAAGTCGGACCGATGAAGACAATGCCTTCTTCTTCACAGCGACGCGCAAAATGAACATTTTCGGATAAAAAACCGTAACCTGGATGAATGGCATCTACCCCTGAATCTTTAGCGATCCGAATAATATCTTCAATATCCAAATACGCATCAATCGGCTTTTTGCCTTTGCCGACTAAATAAGACTCATCCGCTTTATAGCGGTGATAGGAACCACTGTCTTCCTGTGAATAAATTGCAACTGTTGGAATTTTCAGTTCCGTACAAGCGCGGAAAACCCGAATTGCGATTTCTCCGCGGTTTGCTACTAGAATTTTGCTAATCGTTTTCACACCGCAGCACACCCTTTACTTTTTCGATTTTTCGAATTTGTGGACCATGGAAACATTCATCAATACTCCCATAGCTAACGATAACAAAATTACCGACGTTCCGCCATAGCTTATAAAAGGAAGTGTTACCCCTGTTAAAGGAATAAGTCCCGTTAACCCTCCCAAGTTAACGAAAGTCTGGATTCCGATCATGCTTGCAATCCCCGCAGCAAGCGTACGGGCAAGCGGATCTTTGGTCGTCATCGCAATCGAAAGGCCGCGCAAGACGATAAAGGCCAGACCGCCAAGCACGAATATCACACCAAGTACGCCAAGTTCTTCTGCAATCACCGACATGATAAAGTCGGTATGCGGTTCTGGAAGATACCCGAGTTTCTGAATGGATTGTCCCAGCCCAAGCCCGCTAAGTCCGCCTGAGCCGATTGCCAAATAGCCGTTGACGATTTGGAGTCCAAAGCCGAGTTCATCTGAAAATGGATTGAAAAAGGCATCAAGGCGCCCTAAACGTTTTTCCGTGAAAATGATGTCCGATGCAAAAAGCATGATCGGGACTATAAAAATTGCACATCCTACTGCAACCCATCCGGCCATCTTTGCAAAAAACTTAATGCTGATGCCGCTTACTGCCATAACCGACAAGCCGACTGCTCCAATAATCATCATTGATCCTAAATCGGGCTCCAGGAATACAGAAAGCAATACCAGAGTCAGAATGATGACTGGCGGAGCAATCGATTCATTTAAATTATTGATATTGCCTTTTTTGTATTTATTGGAGAAGACACCGGCCAAATAGAAAATGATGCCGACTTTGGCGACTTCTGAGGGCTGGATATTGGCAAAGCCCAAATCGATCCAGCTTCTCGCGCCCCCTGCTTCATATCCAATTAAGTGGACAAGTACGAGGCCGATAAAGATGACGGCTAGCACAAGCTTCATCATCCATTTCTTGCCGAAGTATTTGTATGGGAAAATAGAGGCAACTGCAAATGCGGGGAATGCAAAGGCCAAGTTCATCAATTGTTGTATGTAAAAGCGGTTTGGTGCATCATCGTAATAGTTTACGGACCAGGCCATGCTGGCACTGTAAATCATAATGAGTCCGAAAAGCGTTAATGCGATGTAAACAAATAAGAGCGGATAGTCCAAATACCTGGTGTACTTTTTAAAATAATTTTTCATTTCCATACCTCGATTTATCAGTTTAGTAAAAAAACTCAAACAAAGTTCGTTTGAGTTTTAAGTCATTTATTTGTATACGCGTCGTGCAGAATCGAAAGTTTCTTCTCTAGCGTATCCATTAAATTTTTGCCAATTTCACGTTCGATTAACCCAAGCTTTACAGCAAAATCGATTTCACGTGAAAGTCCGAACATTTGTGTATCGAGCACTTCTTCATATAAGGGGCAAGAAGGCAATGTTAAATTATCCATTTGGACTTTAATCAATTGCTCAATTTTTTCGGCATCCGCTTTGAGGAGTTCCAAAGCCTTTACTTGGTAAGTTTGTTCTTCTGTATGTTCCATGAGGACTCCCCCATTTAATGATATTTATCTCTATTAACCTGTTTAAAGTGTATCTTCAAAACGCCAAAATTGCAAGCGTCTATCGCCTTTAGTATTAATCCCTTTAGCAATTAGTGCGGAAAAGGTATACTTATAAAAGATGGATTAAATGATGGAGGGTTTACAATGGAATTTATCGTACCTTTTAAAGGTGAAGTGAAGTTTAAAATCGCACTAGATCCTACTGTCTGGATTTTTGATGACCGCCGGATTGACTTGGATACTTATTTTGATGAAGAGCGTGTTGAAATTGACGAGCTGGAAGAATACAAACGCGGCATGGGCGAACACTGGTCCCGCGAAATCATGGAAGGCGCTACAGTGCCGCAAACGCTGAAAACCGAGAAAAGATACAGCCGCCAGGAAAAAAACGAAATGATTACTGGCACTTACGGCATCAAATTCGCTCCTTTTTTGAAAAATGCAGAGCCTTCTGCTGATGCAAAAAAAGTGGTTTTTGAATCGGCCAACGGCGAGTACGCATTCCCAATAGAAGCAGCTAACGAGCTGATTTTCAAATTCAGTGACAATGGCAAGCCGTTAAAAGAAGACGGCCCTGTCCATGTCTTGCTTCCTGATGGATCCAATCAAGAAGATCCCATTACCCATATTTTAGCGATCCGAGTCGAATAGGAGTGAACCGCCATGCGCGTACAATGTGTAATTTGCGACACCATCGAAGAACTGGTTGACGATACACTCGAAGCCAAACGATTGCGGAATCGGCCGATCCACACCCATATGTGCAAAGCTTGCCATAATCGCATCACAGAAAGAACAAAAGAACGGCTTGCTACCGGCTCTTTCCATTTCTTCAGAAGTTCCCGCAGAATTGAGGACGACTTCTGATGAAGTTGCTAAAAGGCCTGTGGATCGGATTTTGGAGCGGCTTGCTTTTGGGAATTTTACTGAAATGGATTCAAGCCGTTACAGGCGAACAAGTTTATACGTTGTTGCTGAACGTCGACTTTATTCCTTTGATCGGAGGAATCAATTGGTCTGAACCTGTAGAATTTGCTTTCCACTTGGTCATATCTTTGCTAATTAGCATTGTATATGTCTATCTGGCAAAACGGAGACCTTATACATTCGGCCAACTGGTTTTGTTCAGCCTGGCCATGTGCATCCCGTTTTTCCTGCTTTATTTCCCGCTTGCCGCTCTTGCAGTGCGTCGGGATGTACCGGCATTAACGGATAGCGGTGCTATCCTGTACTGGATGTTTGCGCATCTGACCTATGCATTGGCATTGCCGATTCTCTATAAAACCTTTGAACGAAAAAACGCTGCTTCTCAATGAGAAGCAGCGTTTTCGCGTTTTTCACGCCATAGGCGTATTTTGTACAGAATCAGGATCAGTGCGGCAATGACCAATCCTTCTACAACCGGCAGGAAGAAGGCCAAGAATGTCAGCCCCAGTCCACCAGCCAGAAGGAAAAGCGTAATGACCGCATTTTTCCCGAATGATAATTTTTTTGCGAACCCCAGTTTATACACGAAAGCCGACAGCAGGAAGATGACTGCAAAAAGTGCATAGCCTGCAATGGTGTAATTCGGCAAATTCTCATACAAGACTCGGGCTACGGGATACATACTGTCATAGACAAAAGCTTGCTCGTCTCCCACAGATATTACACCCTTCCTAGTTCATTATTCTTCGATGGCAACTTTCTTTTTCTTAGCCATGCGCTCACGTTCGTTTTTATCAAGAATTTTCTTGCGCAAACGAATGTTTTGCGGCGTGATTTCACAATACTCATCATCTGCCAAGTACTCAAGCGCTTCTTCAAGACTCATCAAACGAGCTTTTTTCAATGTAGTCGTCTGGTCTTTGTTTGCTGAACGGATGTTTGTCGCAGCTTTAATTTTAACAATGTTCACTGTCAAATCGCTGTCGCGGTTGTGTTCGCCGACAATCATGCCTTCATAAATTTCAGCCCCGACTTCAACAAAAGCGGTACCACGGTCTTCGATGCCCATTAGGCCATAAGTTGAAACTTTTCCGCGCTCCATGGAAACCAATACACCTTGACGGCGTCCGCCGACGCGCCCTGAAGCAACTGGCTGGTAGCTGTCGAATGTGTGGTTGATGATTCCGTATCCGCGAGTCTGCGTCAAGAATTCAGTTGTGTAACCGATCAAGCCGCGTGCAGGAACGTTGAATACCAAACGGACTTGTCCGCTGCCGTTGTTGATCATATCCAACATTTCGCCTTTGCGCTCACCAAGTGATTCGATGATTGCTCCAGTATATTCTTCAGGTACGTCAACTTGTACACGTTCAACCGGTTCACAGCGAACGCCGTCAACCATGCGTACAATAACTTCCGGTTTAGATACTTGAAGTTCGAATCCTTCACGGCGCATGTTCTCGATCAAGATCGACAAATGCAATTCGCCGCGGCCGGAAACAACCCAAGCATCAGGAGAATCCGTATTTTCTACACGCAACGATACATCCGTTTGTAGTTGAGCATCCAAACGTTCCTGGATTTTGCGTGAAGTAATCCATTTACCTTCTTTCCCGGCAAATGGGCTGTTGTTCACTAGGAAAGTCATTTGCAAAGTTGGTTCGTCAATGCGAAGAACCGGCAATGCTTCTTGATGGTCAGCCGGACAAACCGTCTCACCAACGTTGATATCTTCCATACCCGAGATGGCAATCAAATCTCCAGCTTCAGCTTTTTGGATTTCTACGCGTTTAAGCCCCATGAAACCATGAATCTTTGTAACGCGGAAGTTTTTAACTGAACCGTCAAGCTTCATCAAAGCAACAGATTGTCCCACTTCGATCGTTCCACGGAATACCCGTCCGATCCCGATACGGCCTACATAGTCACTATAGTCAAGAAGTGCTACCTGGAATTGAAGTGGCTCATCTCTGTTATCGATTGGTGCTGGTACGTGTTCCAAGATTGCATCATAAACAACCTGCATGTTTTCTTCTTGATCCGCAGGATCAGATGAGAGGCTTGCAGTACCGTTCATGCCTGATGCGAAAATAACTGGGAATTCAAGTTGATCGTCATTTGCTTCAAGTTCGATGAACAATTCGATGACTTCGTCAACCACTTCTTCCGGACGAGCGAAATCGCGGTCAATTTTGTTTACAACAACGATTGGTTTCAAGTTTTGTTCCAATGCTTTTTTCAATACAAAACGCGTTTGCGGCATACAGCCTTCGTAAGCATCTACTACAAGCAAAACACCATCTACCATTTTCATGATACGTTCCACTTCTCCACCAAAATCGGCGTGTCCAGGAGTATCCAAGATGTTGATTTTAGCGTCTTTATATTGAATCGCAGTGTTTTTAGCAAGAATGGTAATTCCGCGTTCTCTTTCGATATCACCGGAGTCCATTGCACGTTCATCAACATGCTCATTTGATCGGAAAGTTCCGGATTGTTGTAGCAGTTGGTCCACCAAAGTTGTTTTACCATGGTCAACGTGGGCAATAATAGCAATGTTTCTTAGATCATTTCGTAAGTTAGTCATACTTTCACTCCAATATTCTTTTTTCATGTCCATAACTGTGTTAGTATAGCACATATGGGGAGAAAACCCTACGATTTTATTTCAAGCAAACAGTGCAGGAGGAAAAAGTTTGAAAGACATAAAATGGATTTTCGTATTTTATTCATTGGCGGCACTTTTGGCAATGGCAGGAATCGGCGTAGCAGTCGGCTTGCGCAGCATCCCTTTGATCCTTTTGGCGGTATTGCTTCTTTGCGG is from Planococcus liqunii and encodes:
- the pyc gene encoding pyruvate carboxylase, whose product is MKTISKILVANRGEIAIRVFRACTELKIPTVAIYSQEDSGSYHRYKADESYLVGKGKKPIDAYLDIEDIIRIAKDSGVDAIHPGYGFLSENVHFARRCEEEGIVFIGPTSQHLDMFGDKVKARDQAIAANIPVIPGTDGPVASLQEVEEFSKTAGFPLMIKASLGGGGRGMRIVRTEEELASAYERAKSEAKAAFGSDEMYVEKFVDKPKHIEVQILGDVEGNIIHLYERDCSIQRRHQKVVEIAPSNSISNELRNQICDAAVKLMKNIDYINAGTVEFLVANDEFYFIEVNPRIQVEHTITEMVTGIDIVHAQIKIAQGHSVHSEEIGIPAQQDIPLNGFAIQSRVTTEDPLNDFMPDTGKLMVYRSGGGFGVRLDAGNGFQGAVITPFYDSLLVKVSTQGNTFKEAAAKMDRNLQEFRIRGIKTNIPFLENVVRHKDFINGEFDTSFIDSTPELFLFPVRKDRGTKLLTYIGNITVNGFPGIEKKKKPIHAAPRIPELDLTVPAPRGTKQILDEQGPEGLTKWIHEQKEVLLTDTTFRDAHQSLLATRLRSHDMFAIANETARLQHDLFSMEMWGGATFDVSYRFLKEDPWQRLIKLREQVPNVLFQMLFRGANAVGYKNYPDNVIRDFVRKSAEAGIDVFRIFDSLNWIKGMEVAIDEVRQSGKVAEAAICYAGDILDPSRDKYTVDYYKKMAKELEASGAHILAIKDMAGLLKPEAAYRLVSELKDTVSLPIHLHTHDTSGNGIYLYAKAIEAGVDIVDTALGNMAGLTSQPSANSLYYAMKGSGREVRTEIESIEKLSHYWEDVRKYYSDFESGMNSPHSEIYVHEMPGGQYSNLQQQAKAVGLGMRWEEVKAMYSRVNMLFGDVVKVTPSSKVVGDMALFMVQNDLNEETVITRGETIDFPESVIEFFEGYIGQPHGGFPEELQQVVLKGRKAITVRPGELLEPADFDEIKKTLFERLERPVTSQEILAYALYPKVFEEYTVTNQQFGNVSVLDTLTFLYGMRLGEEIEVEIEKGKTLMIKMVSIGEPQKDGHRTIYFELNGQPREVNIQDMTVEADASARPKADMKNESHIAATMPGTVLKVVAEVGAKVKRGDHLIVTEAMKMETTVQAPFDGVVKEIHVGASEGISSGDLLIEMERV
- a CDS encoding YlaI family protein, with amino-acid sequence MRVQCVICDTIEELVDDTLEAKRLRNRPIHTHMCKACHNRITERTKERLATGSFHFFRSSRRIEDDF
- a CDS encoding FtsW/RodA/SpoVE family cell cycle protein, with protein sequence MKNYFKKYTRYLDYPLLFVYIALTLFGLIMIYSASMAWSVNYYDDAPNRFYIQQLMNLAFAFPAFAVASIFPYKYFGKKWMMKLVLAVIFIGLVLVHLIGYEAGGARSWIDLGFANIQPSEVAKVGIIFYLAGVFSNKYKKGNINNLNESIAPPVIILTLVLLSVFLEPDLGSMMIIGAVGLSVMAVSGISIKFFAKMAGWVAVGCAIFIVPIMLFASDIIFTEKRLGRLDAFFNPFSDELGFGLQIVNGYLAIGSGGLSGLGLGQSIQKLGYLPEPHTDFIMSVIAEELGVLGVIFVLGGLAFIVLRGLSIAMTTKDPLARTLAAGIASMIGIQTFVNLGGLTGLIPLTGVTLPFISYGGTSVILLSLAMGVLMNVSMVHKFEKSKK
- a CDS encoding YlaN family protein: MEHTEEQTYQVKALELLKADAEKIEQLIKVQMDNLTLPSCPLYEEVLDTQMFGLSREIDFAVKLGLIEREIGKNLMDTLEKKLSILHDAYTNK
- a CDS encoding peptidyl-prolyl cis-trans isomerase, with the protein product MEFIVPFKGEVKFKIALDPTVWIFDDRRIDLDTYFDEERVEIDELEEYKRGMGEHWSREIMEGATVPQTLKTEKRYSRQEKNEMITGTYGIKFAPFLKNAEPSADAKKVVFESANGEYAFPIEAANELIFKFSDNGKPLKEDGPVHVLLPDGSNQEDPITHILAIRVE
- a CDS encoding YlaH-like family protein → MYPVARVLYENLPNYTIAGYALFAVIFLLSAFVYKLGFAKKLSFGKNAVITLFLLAGGLGLTFLAFFLPVVEGLVIAALILILYKIRLWREKRENAASH